In one Terriglobales bacterium genomic region, the following are encoded:
- a CDS encoding ribonuclease J, translating to MPAGKLQVIPLGGLGEFGMNSMAVRWGDDIIVIDTGLMFPESELLGVDIVVPDIAYLLENREKIRGIVLTHGHEDHIGALPWVLDDLRVPVYATEFTLAYVEDKLEEHELLEGAALHEIRPGERFRLGPFTIHPIQVTHSLVDCVALAIHTPLGVIIHTGDFKVDPTPTDNRLFDLHSFAEYGKEGVLALFQDSTNVERPGYTPSERAVRRKFDEVFKSAPRRLYISCFSSSIHRIKLALEMAHEYGRKVAVVGRSMTESTEIAEDLGYIDLPDGLMVNPGEIKNLPPEKVCVLIGGTQGEPMSALSRAAVENHKHARIEKNDTVVLSSRIIPGNEKAIYRMIDHLFRREAHVVYEDGSSPPVHVSGHASQEELKLIINLVRPRYFIPIHGEYRQLKRHAELAASMRGAVGQVMMIESGDVLEFTELGARKAGRVTVGRVCIDAGSLGDVVEDVVIKDRRHLSEDGIVLPIIAINKLTGRVEAAPEIVMRGLAGEDGLQDEARRIVARTLEESSEEEKRDWGVIKEKIRQDLKRYIAKQTARRPLIMPVILEI from the coding sequence ATGCCAGCAGGCAAGCTGCAAGTCATCCCCCTAGGCGGACTGGGCGAGTTCGGAATGAACTCGATGGCGGTCCGCTGGGGCGACGACATCATCGTCATCGATACCGGGCTGATGTTCCCGGAATCCGAACTGCTGGGCGTGGACATCGTCGTTCCCGACATCGCCTACCTGCTGGAGAACCGGGAGAAGATTCGCGGAATCGTCCTCACGCACGGGCACGAAGATCACATCGGGGCGCTGCCCTGGGTGCTGGACGACCTTCGAGTGCCCGTCTACGCCACCGAGTTCACTCTGGCCTATGTTGAGGACAAGCTGGAAGAGCACGAGCTGCTCGAGGGCGCAGCGCTACATGAGATCCGCCCGGGCGAGCGTTTTCGCCTCGGCCCCTTCACCATCCATCCCATCCAGGTGACGCACAGCCTGGTGGACTGCGTGGCGCTGGCTATCCACACGCCGCTGGGCGTGATCATTCACACCGGCGACTTCAAGGTGGACCCGACACCCACCGACAATCGCCTGTTCGACCTGCACTCGTTCGCCGAGTACGGCAAGGAGGGCGTGCTGGCGCTTTTCCAGGACTCGACGAACGTCGAGCGTCCGGGCTACACGCCCAGCGAGCGCGCGGTCCGCCGCAAGTTCGACGAGGTGTTCAAGAGCGCCCCGCGCCGGCTTTATATCTCCTGCTTCTCGTCGTCCATCCATCGCATCAAGCTGGCTTTGGAGATGGCGCACGAATATGGGCGCAAGGTGGCGGTGGTGGGCCGGTCCATGACGGAGTCGACGGAGATCGCCGAGGACTTGGGTTACATAGATTTGCCGGATGGGCTGATGGTGAATCCCGGCGAAATCAAGAACCTGCCGCCGGAGAAAGTCTGCGTGCTCATCGGTGGGACGCAGGGCGAGCCCATGTCCGCGCTCTCGCGGGCGGCGGTCGAAAACCATAAGCATGCTCGTATCGAAAAGAACGACACCGTCGTTCTTTCTTCGCGCATCATCCCGGGCAACGAGAAGGCGATCTATCGCATGATCGACCACCTGTTCCGGCGCGAGGCGCACGTGGTCTACGAGGACGGGTCTTCGCCCCCGGTGCACGTCAGCGGCCACGCCAGCCAGGAAGAACTCAAGCTCATCATCAACCTGGTGAGGCCGCGCTACTTCATCCCCATCCACGGCGAATATCGCCAGCTCAAACGGCACGCGGAGTTGGCCGCCTCTATGCGCGGCGCCGTAGGCCAGGTGATGATGATCGAGAGCGGCGACGTGCTGGAGTTCACCGAACTGGGAGCGCGCAAGGCCGGGCGTGTCACCGTGGGGCGAGTATGCATCGACGCCGGGTCGCTCGGCGACGTGGTCGAGGACGTGGTGATCAAGGACCGTCGCCACTTGAGCGAGGACGGGATCGTGCTGCCCATCATCGCCATCAACAAGCTCACGGGGCGCGTAGAGGCGGCGCCGGAGATCGTCATGCGGGGCCTGGCGGGTGAGGACGGCTTGCAGGACGAAGCGCGGCGCATCGTCGCCCGCACACTGGAGGAATCCAGCGAGGAAGAAAAACGCGACTGGGGCGTCATCAAGGAAAAGATCCGCCAGGACTTGAAGCGCTACATCGCCAAACAGACCGCGCGCCGCCCGCTCATCATGCCGGTGATCCTGGAGATCTGA